A genomic window from Punica granatum isolate Tunisia-2019 chromosome 2, ASM765513v2, whole genome shotgun sequence includes:
- the LOC116193784 gene encoding LOW QUALITY PROTEIN: inositol oxygenase 1-like (The sequence of the model RefSeq protein was modified relative to this genomic sequence to represent the inferred CDS: substituted 2 bases at 2 genomic stop codons), protein MVLRRRRGTELVLVCGRKLRESSREVRVSRELQESVNLRGWVHQRRQQVAGYGSRKIAEGGMGCGSWLCEPLEKLLARVEEEEEEVEVDGDIAVQSKDQGMGVSFLQAQSIEEVTSHNKVDNVAEKNDNDAKGKGEGLVMPENIAFGHGFKDYNERSERNLMVEEFYRKNHIYQTYEFATKKREEYAKLDKAEMSIWECCELLSQYIDESDPDLDEPQIQHLLQSAEAIRRDYPDGDWLHLTALIHDLGKVLLHPSFGEQPQWSVVGDTFPLGCAFDESIVHHRVFEDNPDFQNPKFNTKLGVYSENCGLDKVPMSWGHDEYMYLVAQGNNTTLPPAALFIIRFHSFYCNFFVXXTLLHRSGAYKYLMNEEDEEMLKWLHVFNKYDLYTKSKVLITVEEVKPYYLSLIDKVLHYFQV, encoded by the exons ATGGTGCTGAGGAGAAGGAGAGGGACTGAGCTGGTGTTGGTTTGTGGAA GGAAGCTGAGGGAGTCATCGAGGGAGGTGAGAGTGAGCCGTGAGCTCCAGGAGTCGGTGAACTTGC GGGGATGGGTGCACCAGCGTCGGCAGCAAGTTGCAGGGTACGGGAGCAGGAAGATTGCAGAAGGTGGCATGGGGTGTGGTAGTTGGTTGTGTGAGCCGCTCGAAAAGTTGCTGGCTCGggtcgaagaagaagaagaagaagttgaGGTTGATGGTGATATTGCCGTGCAATCAAAGGATCAGGGCATGGGCGTGAGCTTTTTGCAGGCTCAG AGTATCGAGGAAGTCACAAGCCACAACAAGGTCGACAATGTGGCCGAGAAGAATGACAACGATGCGAAGGGGAAGGGAGAAGGACTTGTTATGCCTGAGAACATTGCTTTTGGCCACGGATTCAA GGACTACAACGAGAGGAGTGAGAGGAACTTGATGGTCGAAGAATTCTACCGGAAGAATCACATTTACCAAACCTATGAATTC GCGACGAAGAAAAGAGAGGAGTATGCGAAGCTGGATAAGGCGGAGATGAGCATATGGGAGTGTTGCGAGCTATTGAGCCAGTACATTGACGAGAGCGATCCCGACCTGGATGAGCCCCAGATTCAACACCTCCTCCAGAGTGCTGAGGCAATACGCCGGGATTATCCCGACGGAGACTGGCTCCATCTCACTGCCCTCATCCAtg ACTTGGGAAAAGTTTTGCTACATCCGTCGTTTGGTGAGCAGCCTCAGTGGTCTGTGGTGG gTGACACATTTCCTCTTGGATGCGCATTTGATGAGTCCATCGTGCACCATCGA GTCTTCGAGGACAACCCGGACTTCCAAAATCCAAAATTCAACACCAAACTTGGCGTCTACTCTGAGAACTGTGGACTGGACAAGGTCCCGATGTCGTGGGGCCATGACGagtacatgtacctt GTGGCCCAAGGAAATAACACTACTCTCCCACCGGCTGCACTCTTCATCATCCGGTTCCATTCCTTTTATTGTAA TTTCTTTGTCTGATAAACACTGTTACATCGTTCGGGGGCTTACAAGTACCTCATGAATGAGGAAGACGAAGAGATGCTCAAATGGCTCCATGTATTCAA CAAATATGACCTCTACACAAAGAGCAAAGTCCTGATCACTGTTGAGGAAGTGAAGCCCTACTACCTCTCTCTTATTGACAAGGTATTGCATTATTTCCAGgtttaa